The segment ATTATGATGATTTTTTATTGATAGCTAATCATATTTTTCCAAGAGTTAAAGAAGCACTACAACAAAAAGGGATTCCTTATTTAGAAGCCAATGGCAACATATTCCTTAAAAGAGATAAAGTGTATCTGTTTGTTAATGATCAAAAGACAATTGATATAGAAAAAGTACAAGTCAATAGAGCATTTACAAGAACAGGACTAAAAGTGTTATTCTATCTTTTGCAACATAAAGAAGATATCAATCTTACCCAAAGAGAATTAGCAAAAAATGCTAATGTAGCGTTAGGAAATATTCCTCAAATAATTAAAGGACTCCAAGAGACAAAGTATTTGCTCCCATTAAACAGACGTGAGTATTTATGGGAAAACCGCAAAGGTTTGCTGGAAAGATGGATCACAGAATATGCAACAACACTAAAACCCACACTTAGAAAAGAAAAGTATGTTTATAATGGAGACTGGAAGGAGATAAAACTCAACAATAAAATTACTGTTTGGGGTGGAGAACCTGCTGCCGATATTTTAACCAACTATTTACGTCCAGAAAGATTTACAATCTATACTCGAGAAAACCGTATTGACCTAATGAGAAATTACAAGCTTAAACCCAATACTGACGGGGATATAGAAGTGCTGGAAATGTTTTGGCAGCAAAATGAAAACCAACTAACAGCTCCTGCTATTTTGGTCTATGCAGACTTACTACTGGAAGGTGGAAAAAGGAATAATGAAACCGCAGAAATAATTTACAATGAATACATCCAACCAAACTTATAAAGAATTATCCACCCCATTCTTTAAAGAAACTTTCGATTGTATTGACGAGATCATGAAGGAACATCAAATCCCTTACTACTTGATTGGGGCAAACGCTATAGCATTAGAATTACTTAACCCGCATATTCATCACTTTATTGTTAATAATCGTAATAGTATCTATTAATCAGCAACTTATTGATTTATAAGCATTATTTTTTAGTCCCAGTTTTGGCTATGTTCGCTTTTATCTTTACGCATCTGCTTCGTTGCAAACTCCTTGAAATAGTGGCCTATATCGGCGGAGTTCGACGCCTTGCATCTACGCAAAGCTAAAAACGTGAATAATACGGGTTAAGGACGGGATTAAACCAAGTCGTGGTACAAGAGATATCGATTTTGCAATCATGATTTCCAATACAGATGAATATGAAAAAATAAGCAAAGATTTAGAATCTAAAGGCTTTAAGAGAATAAAGGATGATTATCGGTTCTTTTCTCATCAAAAGAACCTGGTTGTTGATATACTACCCTTTGGTCAGATTGAAGAAGAGTATACTGAAAGTTTCATTGAACGTAAAGTGGATTTACACCTTCTGGGTTTCAAAGAAGTATTGGAGGAAGCTGTTGAAGTGTACATTGAAGAAAAAGTTGCAAATATTCCACCACTTCCCGGTATGGTTATCTTGAAACTAATAGCTTGGAACGACAGACCCGAATATCGCGAAAATGATCTGGATGATATTCTAAAGATAATTGAAAAATATTTTGATTTACAGTTTAATGAGATTCTTGAATCACACTATGACACTTTTCCAGAAGAAGACACAATTGAAATTGATCAACTATTAATAGCAGCTGAAGTGTTGGGAAGAAAATCAAAATTGTTTTTAAACAAGTCAAAAGAATTATCTGAAAGGATACTTCAAATTTTAGAGACTAACTTGCAGAGTGCATCAAAATCTCAAATAGCAAAGAATTGGGCACAGAAATTAAATAGCGATATTGAGTATGCTCATTCGATTTTGAAAGCATTTCAAAAAGGGATATTAAAAGATTAACTTCACAGAGTTTGCACTGTACTTGTCTTATAACAAAGAATATAGACCGTTACTGCTTTTCATAAAACGTTCAGATTTTTAATTTATAAATGGTCTATTAATTGAGAATCAAAAATTACCGTAAAGAAACAGGCGTATGTCTTGTTTTGTGAGGACTGATTCAACAGGAAATAAAGGACAATCAAAATAAGACTTACGCTTTTTGCGGTGAAACAAAAGGCTTATTCGACCGCAAGAGGCGAAGTAATGAAGGATTGTCGACTGTCAAAACAGTCGGCTCCTGAAAGCATCGTAGCAGATATAGTGAGAATGTGCCTGACTTTCCATTCTGTTTTATAAAAGAAAGATTTGTGAAATCATTTTATAGTTGAAAAAACGAGTAAATAGCTTCTGTCTACTCTCTTATAAAAAAATGAAGTTTATTGGTCATTTAATGGATACTGCCTTAAATTCTCAAAAGTAGTAGCAAGCCACTACCTAAAAAGCTCTATTTTCCTTTAATCAAGTGAGCCAACTCAGGATCATTCTCAATTCGTTCCATCTCACTACTTACAATATCTCTTATATCCTGTTTGATTCTATCATAATTAAGCTGAATCTGTTCTTTCATAATATCTTTTCCGTCAGCATCACTAAAATTAATAATCTCTGGTATAGGTTCATATCTTAATGTCTCTCTTTTTACCCTATCATTATCAACTACAATCTGAGCATGAAAAATTTTCTGATCAATGCGCTCCTCAAAGTTATCAGTCACCGCTCCTACAAACATACCTTGAGATAGATTAGCAATCTTACTTGCAGGAATTAAATTGTCCAGTTGAGTGCTTATGGATGTAGATTTATCCTGCCGATTAATAGTCATTGATTGGCGTTTCTGCAGTATCTTTCCAAAACGTTCAGAAAGTGCTTTTGCTGTTTCGCCAACTACCTGCCCTGAAAAAATATTGCCTACCGTATTTTGAATAACCTTACTCTCTTTATCACCATAGTCACGTGTCAATTGAGAATAGTCTTGAAAACCCAAACAAACTGCAACCCTGTTGCTTCTGGCAGTAGCTATAAGATTATCTAATCCACGAAAATATATGGTAGGCAATTCATCAATAATAACAGAGCTCTTTAGATTCCCCTTTTTATTTATCAATCTCACTATACGGCTATTATATAAACCAAGAGCAGCAGAATAAATATTTTGTCTGTCAGGATTATTACCTACAACTAATACCTTTGGCTCATCAGGATTATTAATATCCAATGTAAAATCATCTCCTGTCATTACCCAATATAAGGCAGGACTTATCATTCGTGAAAGCGGTATTTTTGCAGAAGCAATCTGTCCTTGCAATTGGTCCTGTGCACCACCTTCCCAAGCATCCATAAATGGACTCAAATAATTTTCAAGTTCAGGATAAGAGGTTAGAATCGTAAAGGTATCTGCATACTTTTTATTCAAAAACTCAATAGCGTGAGGGAATGTGCAGAATTTTCCATTCTCGTAAATCTTGAGAAACCAAATGATTGCAGCTAAAAGAATAATTGGTGATTCTACAAAGAAATCACCCTGTTTCTGAATCCAACTTCTATTCAGATTCAGCATTATTGTGTAAGCCGATTCATAAGCATCAGATATGTCGGTCATAAATGAAGGATTAATAGGATTGCACCTGTGGCTTTTGCGAGGATCATCAAAATTAATAACATAAAAAGTAGGCTTTACTTTGTAAGCATAAGAATGATTCATCAAATGATTATATGCTATCTCCGAAAGATCGGGAAACTTATAGTCGTAAATATACATGGAAAAACCCTTTTCAATCTGTTGTTTGATATAGTTGTTAATAACAGCGTAAGATTTCCCACTGCCAGGAGTCCCCAATACAATAGTAGCTCGAAAAGGATTGACAACATTAATCCATCCATTGTATTGCTTTTTTCGATACCAGAAACAAGTAGGAAGATTAACAGAATATTCATTGTCCATAAGCCGCATCTCCTGCATAAAGGATTCATTCTCTATATTGAATACATCATCCATCAAATTAATCTTAATCAATCGTGAAATCCATACTCCTGAAAGCAGCAAAAAGAGATAGCCAATACTCATAGTAAAGGTGTAGAGTATAGCTTTTGAAGAAAGTGACAATATTAAATCAAGTATCCACCAGTTGATAAAAAAGAACAGAATTCCTAAAATCAAAAACAGAGTAATCTTAGTCCATGTAACCTTTTGATTTTTTATTCCTTTTGTTCCCAAACATGATAAAGCCAAAAACAGCACAGAAAAGAACTTTGTTATTATTATGTGATTAAACAGTCCTGTATTATCCTGAAAGTTAAGCAGTATTTTATCTAGTACAGAAACAGTGTAATTCATACTAACAAAATAAGCGTGGCAATACCAATAAATATGGACAAGCACAAGCATGATGCTAATCGCCCTCATAAAGTCCATCACCTTTGCCAATCCCCTTAGATCATCTTCATTTTGCATAATAGGCTATTTTTGAAAATTAAATTTGTCTTCCATATCGGCGTTTTTTCTTCCTACTTCGTTTGGTTGAATTAGAGTAATCATCATCGTGATATCCTGATTTTCCAAATATCATTTTAAGAATATCACCAATTAGAGACTCTTTGTTTGTTGATTTGTCCTGATTTTCAGATATTGATTTATCCGTGTACTCAGGAGATTCATATTCTGTTCTTTGATTCATCTCTTTTAAAGTAGTTGTTTTATGACCAGTCTCAGAAACATCCTGAAAAAGATTATTTATTGCATTTGCAGAAAATGCTTTACCCAATCTGGAACCATTCAATGCAATCCTGTTATTATGATCTATAAAAGTAACACCATAAATACGCCCCTCATTGTTTTGTCTTATTACCACATCTATTCCTTTCTCATTCAGATTGTTCTTGAATTGAGATATTGAAGTTGAACTATTCAATAATTCATGAACAGTGTTTTTAATTTCAGGCCTTAAAGTACCTTCTTTCCAGATTTCAGAGTTTTGCTTTATCTTACGCTCCAAAGTAGTAACACCAACTGATTTGCCAATTAATGATGATTTTATTGGATTGCCCTGTTTGTTGCCATCATCGTCGGTTGCAGAATAGACGATACCGTGATACGGTCTGCCTCTGACTTCACCTTTTACTTCCTCTGCATGAATATTGTATAATGAAAGCAATGTTTTAAACTCACCGAAACTTTGAAAGCGATAGCTACTTATCACACCCTTTACTGTATTAGATATTTGCTTTTTTATATCTCCGGATTCGTAATCCACTTTCTGAAATTGGGTTAACTCCTTATCTTTCGTTTTTTCTGCAGGATGTAAACCATACTTATTCTCTATTTCTCTTGTGATATCTTTACTGCGACGATGTTCAAACTTATCGTTTAATTTCTTTCCGTGCTCATCAACCCGAAGAGATACAATATGAATATGATGTCTATTAATATCCTCATGTTTGTAAACAATATAAGGTTGCCCACCATAACCCAATTTATCCATATATTCCTGAGCAATCTCGGAAAGTTGAACGTCATTGAGCTTATCATCAGGATGCGGATTTAAAGAGATATGAATAATCGGTTTTTCTGTTCTAATATCTTGCGGCAATTGCATTTCAAAACATTCCAGGCAACGGTGAATATTAAAATTGCCATCTTCGCTTTCAAACATACGATTAGTGAACAGTACCCTACCCTGCATTTCATCAATCTTTTTCTGATTGTAAGCCAAGACTCCGTACAGAGAGCTTCCAACATTAATTTTAGCAACCATACTATTTATTAGTGTTAGTGTGATTCGTCTTGATGTATTTCTCTTCAAACTCCTTGGTTAGTGCTATTACGTTGCGTGTAACAGTAACAAGTTCTAAAGTTGCTTTTTCAAGTTTATAGAGAAAAGCAAGTGCTTTCTTAGGAGTAAGATGCGTGTTTATAGCCTTAACCACCTGGTTGTAATTTACGCCAATCGCCCTAAATTGAGAGTAGAAACTTGTAAGTTTAGCATAATAATCCACGGTAGGTTTATCAATATGGATAACCTTAAACGGCTCATCAAATATTCTTTTAACAATAAAATGAGCTTTGGTTCTCATTCCTGATTGTTCAAACAGGGTCAAAAAGCGTTCATGTTGGACAGCATTAAAACTCACCGAATATCTATAAATTGCCGGATCTTTCTTTGGCTTACGTCCGCCTCTATGGAGTTTTTTATTCTTCATTTTATCTTTATCCATACTATAACTATTAAACTACATTACCTATTAAAATTTTCGAGTTCCGAGAAAATTTATTTCCCTGAAAGGGCAAGGTTTTGAGATGCTGAATATAATTCGAGCAGCTCAAAACACACCTTGCTATTATCAGACGATAATAAAATCCGCATTGAAAGCGGATTGAGTTCAGTCTATAAAAAACTAATGTAGGAAGCTGAGAACAAATAATTTTCCGTTTATCTCATCAAATTTCCTGGAACAAAGTAACACAGTTAAATAGCTATTGTCAAATTGATAGCAATGACAAGATAAGCCAGTAAAAGCCATATAAAGCCACAATAAAAAAGCGGTTGTTTTTATCTGTTTATTTGTATCTGAGTGCAATAATGAATACACTCATTAATTATTGAAAGAATGAACTACTGAATTCAATAATTCAATAACTCAACAATTCAGTCAATCAACAACTCATTTATCCAAGAATAAATAATAAACAAACTCTTAAAAATACAATATGAACAGTAAAACATTATTTGTAGCTTTTTCCACTCAGAAAGGTGGCGTTGGTAAAACCACATTCACGGTGCTTGCAGCAAGTTATTTGCATTATTTGAAAGGATACAATATTGCCGTTGTAGATTGCGATTATCCCCAGCACAGCATAACTGCTATGCGCAAGCGAGATAGCGAACTGGTAAATAGTAATCAACACTACAAACTACTTGCGTACAATCAATTTAAAGCTTTAAATAAAAAAGCTTATCCAATTCTTTGTGCCACATCGGGAGATGCAATTACTATTGCTTCGGAATATATTAAAAATCATGCCAATGAAATAGATATTGTCTTTTTTGATCTTCCTGGGACAGTCAATAGTGAAGGAGTAATAGGCTCGTTAGCATCTATGGATTATATCTTCACGCCCATTACTGCAGATCGGGTAGTATTAGAAAGTACTCTTTCATTTGCTATGACTATTAACAACCTGTTGGTACAAAACAATGAATTCAACCTGAAAGGATTACACCTGTTTTGGAACCAGGTTGATAAAAGAGAAAGGACTAACTTATATGAAGTGTATGAAAAAACGATAAGCGATTTGGAATTAAAATTGATGACTACTTACATTCCCGATACCAAACGCTATAAAAAAGAGTTGTTTGGTGAAAAACCTTCTATTTTTCGTTCTACATTATTTCCGGCAGATAAACGACTGATGAGAGGCAGTAACTTGGAAGATTTGATAACTGAAATTGGATTTATAATAAAACTATAACGATATGGATAAAAAGGAAAACAAAGAAATAGATGAAAACTTCATGAAAGAGATTATTTCTCAAGGGTTGCCCATTAAGCAAGAAAAGGTATCAGTAAAAGAAAGAACTATCCCAACTGTAAAAGTTGAACAATCAAGTTCATCTATTGTCAAGAACAATTCAATGCCAACTCTTGATTTGCAAAGCAACTTAACAAATTATGAAGAAGCCTTCTTTCATAAAATGGAGCTTCCTGATAGACGTTCTGTATATGTGAGCAATTCAACTCATGAAAAACTGACGAGAATTGCATCTATCTTGGGCATGGGTAAAGCAACTGTGAGCAGTTACGTGGAATCAATTATCCAACATCATTTTGACAAACACAAAGACGAGATTAACGAATTGTATAAGAAAAACATGGAGAACCTATTATGATACTCAAATTGATTATTATCCTTGTCATACTCTATTACTTGGTTTTATTACTCTGGTTTAGAAAAAACCAAAAGGGTGTAAAGCCGATAAATAAGATAATTCCCAAAAGAGCCAGGACCATTATTGGGAAAAGCACCTACATTGTTAGTATTCCATTAGAAGCAGATCAAATAACTCCCCAAAACTATGCTGAACCGATGCAAGTAGATTTTGAAATGGAGTATGATGATGAAGATCTTTTTGTTGATTTAGAATTAGAAGAAATAGCATTGCTAACCAATGAGGATATCAAATCTGCCCAAGGGCTTTCTTTTGAGGAGATGTCTCAAGCTGTAGAAGTAATCCAACAGAAAGAAACAACAGAAGAAAAAGAACGCCAAGCAGCTCAAACAATATCATTGATGCAACAAACTGCTCTATTTGATATTATGATTGAACAATTAGATGGAGGCAGACAGCGTGTGGCGGATATATTGAGTAAATATGAAACGGGTTTAGTTAATAATGATAGTGAGAGTGCATCAGCAAATGAGTTGGAGGAATTTGATTTGGATAGTTATTTGTAACATAGAAAGTTAGATTACAGAAAAATTCTATTAAAGACTTTTTTGCTTATTAAGAAAGTCTTATATTTGTGGGAAAATAAATTGCAAAATGACAACTTGCGTCAATAGGAAATGAGTATATTTTACCTTGAGGCTGATACAAGACTGATAACAAGCCACATACATGTTATTCACTGAGTGGAATGAAAAATGGTTTACGAAAGTTACATAGTGAGGATTGGCGAAACTGAGGGAGGAGTTGCGTAAATAAGACGTTGTGCGTCAGCTAAAAAAAACGACACTCCTCCATAGAAAATTTAAACATATCTAAAATTTAGTTATGACGGATGAAACTTTTCAGGAACAACTTCGAGCATTTCTAAAAAACAATTCTTCCATTGATTTGGAGTCAAACAGACAATTTTGGAGTTAAGGTCAACTCCAAATTTTTCTGAAATTGACCTAACTTGTTTTTTTCTAAAAATAGACTTCATAGCTGTTTTGACTGTTAAATCAGGTTTTTGTAACATATACGAAACAAAATTTAAGTACTTAACCTTAAGCCCAATATCTAATGAAATCTGTTTTCTTTCAATTCTCAAAAGTGCTGATTTGACAGTTGGTGGTGGCAAAAAACTTTCAGGATTTATCTCATACAGGAATTTCAAATCATAATAGGTATGATAAAGTACTGTCAATGGGTTATAAACCTTACTTGAAAACAATTTTTTTGCCGGTTCTGACTGAAGGATAATTGAACCGCATAGAAAATATTCGACATTTTCAAACATCAGACTACTAAAAATATCAGATGTAATACCAAAAGGAATATTTGAAACTACTTTAAATGGAACTTTCGGAACCACAAAATTTCTATAATCACAACTAACCACTTGAACGTTTTGAGCGTGAATGAATTTTTTGCGCAAATGTTGACTTAATGCAACATCGTTTTCAATGGCAATAACTTTATCGACATTTTTTAAGAGATGAACAGTTAGAAAACCCTTACCAGCTCCAATATCTAAAACTGTATCGTGTTGATTTATATTTGATTCTTTTATTGCATCTTTAATAAGCACTTTGTCAATAGTAAAGTGCTGACCCGTAAAACGAACGGGCAATTTCTTTTTTGTCATTATTTACTTCTTACAGGTGAATACTTGAATTCAAAACATAAAATTAATAGACGTTTTGTCTATACCAAAAAAAATAAGGATTTTTACTCAGGACTGCCTATCACTTGATAGAAGTCCATAACTTGATAAAACAAGACATAATGCAGAAATTGTAATTATTAGAGCACAAAGATATTAACTTTGCCTAGAATAACAAAGAATAAATTGAAAGAAAAAAAGCCGAACGCACAACATCGGCTATAGCAAATGCGGGCTAAGGTACTAGAATGAAAGTAATTACACAAAATAAACTAATCGCTAAACGGAAAGGCAAGTGCCTTGAAATCCCGCACTTGCCATAGCCGTAGCCGTTATCGGCAATACGAAATAAAGTAGTTCAGAAAAAATATTATATTTGCAACATAAATAAAAAGTAAGCAGAAAATGTAAAAATTAATTTCTTAGACAATCTAACAATCAGCTCAAAAAATTGGGCTCCCACTTTTGTTAAACTCAAAAAGAAATTAATTATGCTTACGATTCAAAATTTATCCTATTCACATCCCAATAAAAATACGCTGTTTACTAATTTAAGTATGACAGTAAACCATTCCGATAAAATTGCATTAATTGGCAATAATGGTGTTGGAAAATCTACTTTACTCAAACTTATAGCCAAGGAATTAGAACCTGATGACGGACAAATTTCCTCCGAAACCAAACCCTATTATATTCCTCAAATTTTCGGTCAGTTTAATGATTTGACAATTGCCCAAGCCTTACAAGTTGAAACCAAACTCAATGCTTTACACGAAATTTTAAACGGAAGTGTAGATGAAAAGAATTATAGCCTTTTAAATGACGATTGGACGATAGAAGAAAAATGTCAAGAAGCCCTAAGCTATTGGGATATTTCTGATTTATCACTATCTCAAAAATTAAGCGAATTAAGTGGAGGACAAAAAACAAAAGTCTTTCTCGCAGGTATATTTATTCATCAACCATCATTTGTTTTATTAGATGAACCCAGTAATCATCTTGACAAATCCAGTAGAGACTTACTATACGATTTTATTCAAACCTCAAGAGCAACTTTTATAATCGTTAGCCACGACCGAGAGTTACTTCAGTTATTAAATCCTATTTGTGAGCTCAACAGAA is part of the Bacteroides coprosuis DSM 18011 genome and harbors:
- a CDS encoding Relaxase/mobilization nuclease family protein (InterPro IPR005094~KEGG: bth:BT_0101 hypothetical protein~PFAM: Endonuclease relaxase, MobA/VirD2~SPTR: Putative uncharacterized protein;~IMG reference gene:2504107863~PFAM: Relaxase/Mobilisation nuclease domain), yielding MVAKINVGSSLYGVLAYNQKKIDEMQGRVLFTNRMFESEDGNFNIHRCLECFEMQLPQDIRTEKPIIHISLNPHPDDKLNDVQLSEIAQEYMDKLGYGGQPYIVYKHEDINRHHIHIVSLRVDEHGKKLNDKFEHRRSKDITREIENKYGLHPAEKTKDKELTQFQKVDYESGDIKKQISNTVKGVISSYRFQSFGEFKTLLSLYNIHAEEVKGEVRGRPYHGIVYSATDDDGNKQGNPIKSSLIGKSVGVTTLERKIKQNSEIWKEGTLRPEIKNTVHELLNSSTSISQFKNNLNEKGIDVVIRQNNEGRIYGVTFIDHNNRIALNGSRLGKAFSANAINNLFQDVSETGHKTTTLKEMNQRTEYESPEYTDKSISENQDKSTNKESLIGDILKMIFGKSGYHDDDYSNSTKRSRKKKRRYGRQI
- a CDS encoding hypothetical protein (KEGG: bfs:BF1248 hypothetical protein~SPTR: Putative uncharacterized protein;~IMG reference gene:2504107864), coding for MDKDKMKNKKLHRGGRKPKKDPAIYRYSVSFNAVQHERFLTLFEQSGMRTKAHFIVKRIFDEPFKVIHIDKPTVDYYAKLTSFYSQFRAIGVNYNQVVKAINTHLTPKKALAFLYKLEKATLELVTVTRNVIALTKEFEEKYIKTNHTNTNK
- a CDS encoding hypothetical protein (KEGG: bth:BT_0096 hypothetical protein~SPTR: Putative uncharacterized protein;~IMG reference gene:2504107867), which produces MILKLIIILVILYYLVLLLWFRKNQKGVKPINKIIPKRARTIIGKSTYIVSIPLEADQITPQNYAEPMQVDFEMEYDDEDLFVDLELEEIALLTNEDIKSAQGLSFEEMSQAVEVIQQKETTEEKERQAAQTISLMQQTALFDIMIEQLDGGRQRVADILSKYETGLVNNDSESASANELEEFDLDSYL
- a CDS encoding putative transmembrane mobilization protein (KEGG: bfs:BF1250 putative transmembrane mobilisation protein~SPTR: Putative uncharacterized protein;~IMG reference gene:2504107862~PFAM: TraG/TraD family) → MQNEDDLRGLAKVMDFMRAISIMLVLVHIYWYCHAYFVSMNYTVSVLDKILLNFQDNTGLFNHIIITKFFSVLFLALSCLGTKGIKNQKVTWTKITLFLILGILFFFINWWILDLILSLSSKAILYTFTMSIGYLFLLLSGVWISRLIKINLMDDVFNIENESFMQEMRLMDNEYSVNLPTCFWYRKKQYNGWINVVNPFRATIVLGTPGSGKSYAVINNYIKQQIEKGFSMYIYDYKFPDLSEIAYNHLMNHSYAYKVKPTFYVINFDDPRKSHRCNPINPSFMTDISDAYESAYTIMLNLNRSWIQKQGDFFVESPIILLAAIIWFLKIYENGKFCTFPHAIEFLNKKYADTFTILTSYPELENYLSPFMDAWEGGAQDQLQGQIASAKIPLSRMISPALYWVMTGDDFTLDINNPDEPKVLVVGNNPDRQNIYSAALGLYNSRIVRLINKKGNLKSSVIIDELPTIYFRGLDNLIATARSNRVAVCLGFQDYSQLTRDYGDKESKVIQNTVGNIFSGQVVGETAKALSERFGKILQKRQSMTINRQDKSTSISTQLDNLIPASKIANLSQGMFVGAVTDNFEERIDQKIFHAQIVVDNDRVKRETLRYEPIPEIINFSDADGKDIMKEQIQLNYDRIKQDIRDIVSSEMERIENDPELAHLIKGK
- a CDS encoding conjugate transposon protein (COGs: COG1192 ATPase involved in chromosome partitioning~KEGG: bth:BT_0098 conjugate transposon protein~SPTR: Conserved protein found in conjugate transposon;~IMG reference gene:2504107865~PFAM: CobQ/CobB/MinD/ParA nucleotide binding domain) yields the protein MNSKTLFVAFSTQKGGVGKTTFTVLAASYLHYLKGYNIAVVDCDYPQHSITAMRKRDSELVNSNQHYKLLAYNQFKALNKKAYPILCATSGDAITIASEYIKNHANEIDIVFFDLPGTVNSEGVIGSLASMDYIFTPITADRVVLESTLSFAMTINNLLVQNNEFNLKGLHLFWNQVDKRERTNLYEVYEKTISDLELKLMTTYIPDTKRYKKELFGEKPSIFRSTLFPADKRLMRGSNLEDLITEIGFIIKL
- a CDS encoding hypothetical protein (SPTR: Mur ligase;~IMG reference gene:2504107860), with translation MNTSNQTYKELSTPFFKETFDCIDEIMKEHQIPYYLIGANAIALELLNPHIHHFIVNNRNSIY
- a CDS encoding Protein of unknown function DUF2186 (COGs: COG4861 conserved hypothetical protein~InterPro IPR019238~KEGG: zpr:ZPR_4120 hypothetical protein~PFAM: Protein of unknown function DUF2186~SPTR: Putative uncharacterized protein;~IMG reference gene:2504107859~PFAM: Uncharacterized protein conserved in bacteria (DUF2186)) codes for the protein MKNEIVDIALKNLQIATGIEGKWYNTVTLNDRLKLDGELNLEINKDNYLFTVDVKNEVRPHQLHQIELYHKDYDDFLLIANHIFPRVKEALQQKGIPYLEANGNIFLKRDKVYLFVNDQKTIDIEKVQVNRAFTRTGLKVLFYLLQHKEDINLTQRELAKNANVALGNIPQIIKGLQETKYLLPLNRREYLWENRKGLLERWITEYATTLKPTLRKEKYVYNGDWKEIKLNNKITVWGGEPAADILTNYLRPERFTIYTRENRIDLMRNYKLKPNTDGDIEVLEMFWQQNENQLTAPAILVYADLLLEGGKRNNETAEIIYNEYIQPNL
- a CDS encoding rRNA (adenine-N(6)-)-methyltransferase (COGs: COG0030 Dimethyladenosine transferase (rRNA methylation)~InterPro IPR020598:IPR001737~KEGG: gmc:GY4MC1_0187 rRNA (adenine-N(6)-)-methyltransferase~PFAM: Ribosomal RNA adenine methylase transferase~PRIAM: rRNA (adenine-N(6)-)-methyltransferase~SMART: Ribosomal RNA adenine methylase transferase, N-terminal~SPTR: Macrolide-lincosamide-streptogramin B resistance protein;~IMG reference gene:2504107868~PFAM: Ribosomal RNA adenine dimethylase), with the protein product MTKKKLPVRFTGQHFTIDKVLIKDAIKESNINQHDTVLDIGAGKGFLTVHLLKNVDKVIAIENDVALSQHLRKKFIHAQNVQVVSCDYRNFVVPKVPFKVVSNIPFGITSDIFSSLMFENVEYFLCGSIILQSEPAKKLFSSKVYNPLTVLYHTYYDLKFLYEINPESFLPPPTVKSALLRIERKQISLDIGLKVKYLNFVSYMLQKPDLTVKTAMKSIFRKKQVRSISEKFGVDLNSKIVCLTPNQWKNCFLEMLEVVPEKFHPS
- a CDS encoding conjugate transposon protein (KEGG: bth:BT_0097 conjugate transposon protein~SPTR: Conserved protein found in conjugate transposon;~IMG reference gene:2504107866~PFAM: Protein of unknown function (DUF3408)), whose translation is MDKKENKEIDENFMKEIISQGLPIKQEKVSVKERTIPTVKVEQSSSSIVKNNSMPTLDLQSNLTNYEEAFFHKMELPDRRSVYVSNSTHEKLTRIASILGMGKATVSSYVESIIQHHFDKHKDEINELYKKNMENLL